A stretch of DNA from Actinomycetota bacterium:
TGCGCTGGATATCGGAGAACGGCTACGAGCTCATGGGACCGGGGGAGGCCGTCTTCCACAACGACACCATCACCGTGAGGTCGGAGGAAGAGTTGATCACCGAGCTGCGGTTCCCGGTTCGCAAGAAGGAGTGAGTCCCTCTCCTTCCCCCTTTACCCAGCCGTGGTCCCCTCCCCACCCCGGGGAGGACGCTTGGATATGGGAAGGCGCCAGTCGCGCCCGAAGGCCCGGGGGGTGATCTTTATGCCCACCGGCGCCTGGCGCCGCTTGTACTCATTGGCGTCCACGCGCCGGACGACCTCGGTAACCAGCGCGCGGTTGTATCCCTTCCTCACCATCTCCTCGATGGTGAGTCCGTTCTCGATATAATCCTCCAGGATGGGGTCGAGTGCCTCGTAAGGCGGAAGGAAATCACTATCCCTCTGATCCTCACGGAGCTCTGCGGTAGGCTCCCGTGATATCACTTCCCCGGGTATCAATTCTTTGCCCTCCCGGCGGTTGACGTGGCGGCAGAGCCGGTAGACATCTTTCTTGAGGAGGTCCTTGATCACCGCGAAACCGCCGGCCATATCCCCGTAGAGGGTGCAGTAGCCCATGGACAGCTCGCTCTTGTTGCCGGTGGCCAGAACCAGCCATCCTCGCGCATTGGAGATGCCCATGAGAATATTGCCCCGAATGCGGGCCTGGAGGTTCTCCAGGGCCAGGGACGACCACCTCCCCTGAAAGCCGGGGGCCGCGTGGGCAAGGTAGGATTCTAGTATGTTGTCTATGGGATATTCTTCCAGGTCTATGCCCAGTGAATCCACGAGCCTTTCCACGCAGGAGCGGGAGAGGCCGGAGGTAAACCGCGAAGGCATGAAGACCCCGTGCACCCGGGACCGTCCCAGGGCCATGACCGCCAGGGCGGCCACCAGGGAGGAGTCCACCCCTCCAGACAGGCCCAGCACCACTTCCTGGAAACCGTTCTTGCGCACGTAATCCCTCAATCCCAGGAGGAGGGCTTGCAGGACCTCCTCCTCTCCGGTAATTTCCGGGGTGTCCGTGCAAGAAAGGGAAGGGCGCTCTTCCGCCGGTGGACCGCTTCGTCCACCGATATCGAGGACCCGCGTCGTCCTGCGGAGAGCGCCCTTGCGCACGTATCGCTGGAGGGGAACGACCATCCGCCTTCCCCAGATCCCCGTCGTGTCCACGTCGACGAGTAGGAGGTGCTCCCGGAAACGGGGTGCGGCGGCCACCCTGCCCCGCTCCGGATGGACGACCATGGAACCGCCGTCGAAGACCAGTTCATCCTGGCCACCCACCGCGTTGACGTAGGCCAGCAACGCCCAGCTGTCCGATGACCGGGCTCGTAGCATACCTTCCCGCAGGAGCTGCTTACCCCTCTCGAAGGGGCTGGCGGAGAGGTTTACCACCACCTCGGCGCCCCCGTAGGCCACCTCGTTCTCCAGGGATCCGCCCGGATACCATATGTCCTCGCAGATGGTGATCCCCACCCGCACATCACCGACCCTGAGGACCAGCCCTTCCTCCCCGGGGGCGAAATAGCGCGCCTCGTCGAAAACCCCGTAATTGGGAAGGAAGTTCTTGTGGTACCAGGCCCGGATCTCTCCCTCGTGGAGCACGGCGGCGGAGTTATAGAGGTCCTCGTCGAAATGCAGGGCGCCCACCACCGCGGGAACATCCCTCACCTCTTCGGCCAGCCGCCTCACGCCCCGCATGTTCTCCTCGAGGAAGTCCCGCTTGAGGACCAGGTCCTCGGGGGGATAGCCGCAGAGGGCCAGCTCGGGAAAGCAGACCAGGTCGGCACCCGCGCCTTCCGCCTCCCTCAAGTAATGCAAGATGATCTCCGCGTTGCCTTCCAGGTCGCCCACCGTGGCGTTCACTTGGGCCAGGGCCAGCCTGATGGTCATCGAACCCGCCCCTCCTCAAGGACTCCGCCAGCCGGT
This window harbors:
- a CDS encoding NAD+ synthase, with amino-acid sequence MTIRLALAQVNATVGDLEGNAEIILHYLREAEGAGADLVCFPELALCGYPPEDLVLKRDFLEENMRGVRRLAEEVRDVPAVVGALHFDEDLYNSAAVLHEGEIRAWYHKNFLPNYGVFDEARYFAPGEEGLVLRVGDVRVGITICEDIWYPGGSLENEVAYGGAEVVVNLSASPFERGKQLLREGMLRARSSDSWALLAYVNAVGGQDELVFDGGSMVVHPERGRVAAAPRFREHLLLVDVDTTGIWGRRMVVPLQRYVRKGALRRTTRVLDIGGRSGPPAEERPSLSCTDTPEITGEEEVLQALLLGLRDYVRKNGFQEVVLGLSGGVDSSLVAALAVMALGRSRVHGVFMPSRFTSGLSRSCVERLVDSLGIDLEEYPIDNILESYLAHAAPGFQGRWSSLALENLQARIRGNILMGISNARGWLVLATGNKSELSMGYCTLYGDMAGGFAVIKDLLKKDVYRLCRHVNRREGKELIPGEVISREPTAELREDQRDSDFLPPYEALDPILEDYIENGLTIEEMVRKGYNRALVTEVVRRVDANEYKRRQAPVGIKITPRAFGRDWRLPISKRPPRGGEGTTAG